One segment of Triticum aestivum cultivar Chinese Spring chromosome 2A, IWGSC CS RefSeq v2.1, whole genome shotgun sequence DNA contains the following:
- the LOC123191862 gene encoding importin subunit beta-1-like, translating to MDESIDVNDALTHASNPDNNIRSIGEDMLKRLQNRDLPNFLLYLSSELVREGIPEESRVLAAITLKNSLDSKDPALKDAHKDLICLKWLSVDKSIRLEIKNNLLMTLEIDSRPSHSRHPSSKVIAEVIARVACMEIPRNQWLDLVGKLMDNMASLSSSLKQATLEVLQYIFKAKIPNVVKRDQVDDVIASVISALNDEVLGSQVHLAALKALHNIFEFTKFEGHDWRGAIEAVFAVAYRTSGTEIPEAAFECLVAIASTCHTKFEPDVEVLMRITMQALNGDVESLKVQCIKLWITICEKEIDWLEEEEEEEEEEEEEEEEEKEDKDESYFTGLLYSLVPLLLQTYLNEEERDLEQMDIWKQGDEDEGDGNISLTGEQEEEGDENVEQKGVNLEDNWEQEEDETLQVISMTCLGLAARILKGGVVPTVMHFVEENMNGPHKIAALSPLGFILEGPSVKQLAPLVDLLLALMEYQAEGVRGRAAWTLGRLFELVDAHRIMRNEVVSLDRIMELLIERSCDVPQVSIEVHGALYFLARGYGEDAKSGSKSNSCELSPFVKPLIDALMRASDLARETPFSFLASPYKALSEIVEVSDTRDLQVWEALMGLMSHIMRRFNIVLHGHGAISSLQRKNQLEVLLCGLVEVLIHKLGDTLEGSAKCLLLLLCPLLTRESTSARNGAALAIGALAHAIGADFGQHMPMVLQYFSVKRLSPLYLEVICDICHVLGKEGKEEEVVPCFDHIMEVLYQGMVELTLQPLILSSIGQIALSLGEKFEKYLPPVMEKLLVMEKAVQLDQDPHEDHSNKVREAICKAYHGIIRGISDAKSGFKVGMALLEFSEQERKRRERRTVTARDERIMTALVDALSQLPPRVGVWSEAFILSVQQANIY from the exons ATGGATGAATCAATTGATGTAAATGATGCTCTCACACATGCTTCCAACCCAGATAACAACATaaggtcaataggagaagacatgCTAAAgcggctccaaaatcgtgatcttCCCAACTTTCTGCTATATTTATCATCTGAGCTCGTGAGGGAGGGGATTCCAGAAGAGTCTAGGGTACTTGCTGCCATCACCCTTAAGAACTCCTTGGACTCGAAGGATCCTGCACTCAAGGATGCACACAAGGATCTAATTTGTCTAAAATGGCTCAGCGTGGATAAATCTATCCGATTAGAGATTAAGAATAACTTGCTCATGACACTAGAAATTGATTCAAGGCCATCTCATTCAAGGCACCCCTCGTCAAAAGTTATTGCAGAAGTTATTGCGAGGGTTGCATGCATGGAGATACCCCGGAATCAGTGGCTGGACCTTGTTGGTAAATTAATGGACAACATGGCAAGTTTATCTTCTTCCCTAAAGCAAGCAACTCTAGAGGTGCTCCAGTATATCTTCAAGGCAAAGATCCCTAACGTTGTCAAGCGGGATCAAGTGGATGATGTTATTGCTAGTGTCATCAGTGCACTGAACGACGAGGTGCTAGGTTCTCAAGTCCATCTGGCAGCCCTTAAAGCTTTACACAACATTTTTGAGTTTACTAAGTTTGAAGGCCATGATTGGAGAGGTGCTATAGAGGCAGTTTTTGCTGTGGCTTATAGAACATCTGGAACAGAGATCCCAGAGGCAGCATTTGAGTGCCTCGTTGCAATTGCATCCACTTGTCATACCAAATTCGAACCCGACGTAGAAGTGCTGATGCGTATTACAATGCAAGCTTTGAATGGAGATGTGGAATCACTTAAAGTCCAATGTATCAAGTTGTGGATCACTATTTGCGAAAAAGAGATTGAttggctagaagaagaagaagaagaagaagaagaagaagaagaagaagaagaagaagaaaaagaagataaagatgAATCTTACTTTACTGGTCTTCTCTATTCATTGGTCCCACTTCTCCTACAAACTTACTTAAATGAAGAAGAGAGGGATTTAGAACAAATGGACATTTGGAAACAGGGAGATGAAGATGAGGGAGATGGAAACATTTCTCTGACCGGGGAACAAGAAGAAGAGGGAGATGAAAATGTGGAACAAAAGGGAGTAAACCTTGAAGACAATTGGGAACAAGAGGAAGATGAGACTTTACAAGTCATTTCCATGACATGCCTAGGCCTTGCAGCTAGAATTCTGAAGGGTGGAGTTGTCCCCACTGTGATGCATTTTGTTGAGGAGAACATGAATGGGCCACATAAGATAGCTGCATTGTCTCCATTAGGTTTTATCCTCGAAGGTCCCTCAGTCAAGCAGCTTGCTCCTCTAGTTGATTTATTGCTTGCCTTGATGGAATATCAGGCGGAAGGTGTAAGAGGCAGGGCTGCATGGACTCTTGGGCGGCTGTTTGAGCTTGTGGATGCACATAGAATCATGAGAAATGAGGTGGTGTCCCTGGATAGGATCATGGAGCTCTTGATAGAGAGGAGCTGTGATGTCCCTCAAGTGTCCATTGAAGTGCATGGAGCTCTATATTTTCTTGCACGAGGTTATGGAGAAGATGCAAAGTCAGGGTCAAAGTCAAATTCATGTGAGCTTTCACCTTTTGTTAAGCCTCTTATTGATGCTCTCATGCGTGCTTCCGATCTGGCTAGGGAGACCCCTTTTAGTTTCCTAGCATCTCCTTATAAAGCATTGAGTGAGATTGTGGAAGTTAGTGACACCCGGGACTTACAAGTTTGGGAGGCTCTTATGGGCTTGATGTCTCATATCATGAGGAGATTCAACATTGTGCTTCATGGTCATGGTGCAATTTCATCTCTTCAGAGGAAGAACCAACTTGAGGTCTTGTTGTGTGGTCTAGTTGAAGTCTTAATCCACAAGCTTGGAGATACACTTGAGGGGTCTGCTAAATGTTTGTTGCTGTTATTGTGCCCTCTCTTAACCCGTGAGAGTACAAGTGCACGTAATGGAGCAGCCCTTGCCATTGGTGCTCTTGCTCATGCCATTGGTGCTGATTTtggacaacacatgcctatggtgcTACAATATTTCAGTGTGAAGCGACTCTCTCCACTTTATTTAGAAGTTATATGTGATATATGCCATGTCTTGGGAAAAGAGGGAAAAGAGGAAGAAGTTGTGCCGTGCTTTGATCATATTATGGAAGTTCTGTATCAAGGTATGGTAGAATTGACACTTCAACCTCTAATTCTATCAAGCATTGGACAGATTGCTCTTTCTCTTGGTGAGAAGTTTGAGAAGTACCTGCCTCCAGTTATGGAAAAGCTTTTAGTTATGGAAAAGGCTGTTCAACTCGATCAGGATCCTCATGAGGATCATAGTAACAAGGTTAGAGAGGCAATATGTAAGGCCTACCATGGCATAATAAGGGGAATAAGTGATGCAAAGTCTGGATTCAAGGTAGGAATGGCTCTACTTGAATTCAGTGAACAGGAGAGAAAGAGAAG GGAGAGAAGGACCGTGACAGCAAGGGACGAAAGGATCATGACAGCACTAGTTGATGCCTTGTCTCAGCTTCCTCCTAGAGTGGGCGTTTGGTCAGAGGCGTTTATTCTATCGGTGCAGCAAGCAAATATTTATTAG